One window of the Saccopteryx bilineata isolate mSacBil1 chromosome 2, mSacBil1_pri_phased_curated, whole genome shotgun sequence genome contains the following:
- the LOC136323298 gene encoding transmembrane epididymal protein 1A-like, producing MGSFIGHVYPGLFLFSYGLYQAIVVFKAIIVNDSLLHPSCLPRNKGRWARLWEISYRGLLKTVTGSILIAYEISCTRGGFTLMNREMPPRFMYPKEWQHLTMFTLLILSGCVDVMSENLLPQRCVLLEKGGLVLTFYVLLMLLASHVQDSTGVELQVHCLLMLVVFLLMLVLTIELWAPDAFHLSLIETFLFLMMGSWLVQAGFILYRPVTGYPWQDDDISDIMFVTTFFCWHGLVNALCLLGLYGISSFWYRCYSPSSKLTRSKEALYYTGTEGPLYKLLPEMRPSEKEDQARLLAESSP from the coding sequence ATGGGAAGCTTTATCGGCCATGTGTACCCAGGGCTGTTTCTATTTTCATACGGGCTGTATCAGGCAATAGTGGTCTTTAAAGCCATAATAGTCAATGACTCTCTCCTGCATCCTTCATGCCTTCCCAGGAATAAGGGAAGATGGGCCAGGCTGTGGGAAATATCCTACAGAGgtttgttgaagacagtgactgGATCCATCCTGATAGCTTATGAGATCAGCTGCACTAGAGGAGGGTTCACACTGATGAACAGGGAAATGCCACCGAGGTTTATGTACCCCAAAGAGTGGCAGCACCTCACCATGTTCACCCTCCTTATCCTCAGTGGCTGCGTAGATGTCATGAGCGAGAACTTGCTGCCTCAGAGATGTGTGCTCCTAGAAAAAGGTGGCCTGGTGCTGACCTTCTATGTGCTTCTGATGCTGCTGGCATCACATGTTCAAGATTCAACAGGGGTGGAGCTGCAGGTTCACTGTCTGCTCATGCTGGTGGTGTTCCTGCTGATGCTGGTGTTGACCATAGAGCTGTGGGCTCCCGACGCGTTTCACCTCTCACTGATCGAGACCTTCCTGTTTCTGATGATGGGGTCCTGGCTGGTGCAGGCGGGCTTCATTCTCTACAGACCCGTCACCGGCTACCCATGGCAAGATGATGACATCAGCGACATCATGTTCGTCACCACTTTCTTCTGCTGGCATGGTTTGGTCAACGCTCTGTGCCTGTTGGGACTCTATGGCATCTCTTCCTTTTGGTATCGCTGTTACAGCCCCAGCTCGAAGCTGACAAGGTCCAAAGAAGCTCTGTATTATACGGGGACTGAAGGACCTCTCTACAAATTGCTGCCGGAAATGCGGCCCTCAGAGAAAGAGGACCAGGCTCGTCTGCTCGCAGAGAGCTCACCCTGA